The window CCGGCGACATCACATCGGTGGTCGGGCAAGTCTCCGCCGCGCCCGAGCCGACGACGTGGCTGACGATGCTGCTGGGCTTCGCGCTGGTCGGCGCGGCGATGCGGCGAGGGCTACGTCCGGTTCATCCGCGCCGCGCGTGAGGCGAGGAGATCGGCGATCTCGCCCGGCGAGACGCGGCCATTGCCGTCGGCATCGGCCTCCCGAAACTCGTCCGAGGTGCGGTTGAGCAATTCGGTGCGCATCGAGACACGGCGCAGGCCAGGCATGCCCGTTGCGGTCAGCAGATCGGGCGGCTGACGCTTGAGCCACTGCGCAAACTGGAGCGGGGTCATTTCGCCATCCGCCGCCACGCCGCGAATGCGGACCATCGGGCTGGAATCGGCGCGGGCGCTGTGCGCGGGAGGGCGCTTGGCCTTGCGGGCATCGACCGACGCCGAATTGCCCAGCCCCACCACGATGGCGATTAACATCAATAATCCGAAAGCAGCCCGCCCTATCATGGAATCGACAACGCACGATTTTCGCAATCGATCCCAAATCGGATCAATTACATAGGCGTAACTATCGACACCGAAACGATTTTAGACCCAGCCAGTGCATCCACCGAAGGAGCGCGACGGCAGCCAATCGGTTTCGAGCGGCGGCCCGGCGACGATCGGTTCGGGCATCGGGATAGGAGGCGGCGGCGGGGGTGCGATCAGGGCATGGGGCGTCGGCGGCGCGATCATCGTCGGCGTTGCGACCAGCCATGAGGGCGGCGCGACTTTGCGCCTTGTCGCCCAGAACGACCCGTCATCGGCGATCATATGACCGTTCCGATCCTCCACCTACCCTGTCTCCCCCAAGACGAAGGGTGAAGCAGCCTGATTCGACTGCGTCATACTTGTGTAACATCAGGACGAAATCGTTCCCATACGCATTTGGCACCATTTCGGCGCTCTGATCTTCGTCATTGCTTTGGCTTCTACGGCTTCTCGCAATGACGGTGAGAGGCGGCTAGTTTGCGCGCCATGACGATGACCCCGCTCCTCCTCCTTTTATGCTCCAACATCTTCATGACGATCGCCTGGTACGGCCATCTGAAGTTCACTGACGCGCGATTGTGGGTGGTGATCGTCGCGAGTTGGGGGATCGCCTTCATCGAATATTGCTTCGCGGTGCCCGCCAACCGGATCGGCTATCTGCAGGGATGGAGCGCGGGGCAGCTGAAGATCACGCAGGAGATCGTGACGTTGGTCGTGTTCGCATTGTTTGCGCTGCTGGTGCTGAAGGAGCCGATCGGGCTGCGGCACCTGGGGGCGTTTGCGTGCATGGTGGGCGCGGCGGCGTTCATGTTCGCGGGGAAGTGAACCCGTCATCCCGGCGGAGGCCGGGATCTCGGCGAGCATCTAGGGACGAGTTGGCCGCACGAGCCTCCTGAGATCCCGGCCTCCGCCGGGATGACGGCAAGGGAGGATGGCGGGCGCGATTGAACGATCGTTACGCCCTCCCCATATCGCCCTCTGCAAAGCATTCAGGACCGATATGAGCGAACTTCCCAAATGGCATGGCACCACGATCCTCTCGGTGCGCAAGGGCGGCAAGGTTGTCGTCGTGGGCGACGGACAGGTTTCGATGGGCAATACGGTGATGAAGCCCAATGCGCGCAAGGTGCGCAAGCTGGGCGATGGCAGCGTGATCGGCGGCTTCGCGGGTGCGACAGCCGACGCCTTCACCCTGTTCGAACGGCTCGAACGCAAGCTGGAGGCGCATAACGGCCAGCTGCTGCGTGCGGCGGTCGAGCTGGCGAAGGACTGGCGGACCGACAAGTACCTCCGCAACCTTGAGGCGATGATGATCGTCGCCGACAAGGAGGTGACGTTGATCCTAACCGGCAATGGCGACGTGCTGGAGCCGATCGGTGGGGTCGCGTCGATCGGATCGGGCGGCAACTTCGCGCTATCGGCGGCGCGGGCGCTGGTCGAATACGAATCCGATGCAGAGACGCTGGCCCGCAAGGCGATGAAGATCGCTGCCGACCTGTGCGTCTTCACCAACGACAATCTGACGATCGAGACTTTGGATAGCTCGAACTAAACAACCACCGTTCGTGTCGAGCGTAGTCGAGACACGTTGGCGATCGAGATGTGTCTCGACTTCGCTCGACACGAACGGGTTTTGGGAACCGGATACAAGATGAACGACAATCTCACGCCCAAGGCCATCGTCTCGGCGCTCGACGCGCATATCGTGGGACAGGCCGACGCCAAGCGCGCGGTCGCGGTGGCGCTGCGGAATCGTTGGCGCCGCCAAAGGTTGCCCGAGAACCTCCGCGACGAGGTGACGCCCAAGAACATCCTGATGATCGGGCCGACCGGGTGCGGCAAGACCGAGATCAGCCGCCGTCTGGCGAAGCTCGCCGACGCGCCGTTCGTGAAGGTGGAGGCGACCAAGTTCACCGAGGTCGGCTATGTCGGCCGCGACGTCGAGCAGATCGCCCGCGATCTCGTCGAGGAAGCCGTGCGCCTGGAAAAGGAGCGCCGCCGCGCCGCCGTGAAGGACAAGGCCGAGGAGGCTGCGATGGCGCGCCTGCTCGACGCTCTGGTCGGCAAGGATGCGAGCGAGGCGACCCGCCTCTCCTTCCGCCAGCGGTTCGACGAGCATCAGCTGGACGACAAGGAAATCGAGATCGAGGTCGAGGATTCGGGCGGCATGCCGTTCGAGATGCCCGGCATGAACGGGCAGGTCGGCATGATCAACCTGAGCGACATGATGGGCAAGGCGTTCGGCGGCAACAAGACCAAGCGCCGCAAGATGACGGTGCGTGCGGCCTGGACCAAGCTGGTCGACGAGGAGGCCGACAAACGGCTCGATCAGGACGAGGTCAGCCGGATCGCGCTGCAGGATGCCGAGCAGAACGGGATCGTCTTCCTCGACGAGATCGACAAGATCGCGGTGAGCGACGTGCGCGGCGGGTCCGTGTCGCGTGAAGGCGTGCAGCGCGATCTGCTGCCGCTGATCGAGGGTACGACGGTCGCGACCAAATATGGGCCGCTCAAGACCGACCATATCCTGTTCATCGCATCGGGCGCGTTCCACGTCGCGAAGCCGAGCGACCTGTTGCCCGAGCTTCAGGGGCGCCTGCCGATCCGCGTCGAATTGAAGGCGCTGACCGAGGAGGATTTCGTGCGCATCCTTTCGGACACGCGCGCGAGCCTGACCGAGCAATATCGCGCGCTGATCAGCACCGAGGGCGTCGGGATCGAATTCACCGACGACGGCATCAAGGCGATCGCCAAGGTCGCCGCCGAGGTGAACGGCCAGATCGAGAATATCGGCGCGCGGCGGCTTTCGACTGTGATGGAGAAGCTGCTGGAGGACGTGTCGTTCGAAGCCGAGGACCGCAAGGGCACTACGGTGACGGTCGATGCCGCTTATGTGAACGGGCAGCTGAGCGAGGTCGCGCGGAATACGGACCTGAGCAAGTATGTGCTCTGAGGCCGTCTCACTCTAACTCGTCATTGCGAGCGTAGCGAAGCAATCCATTCCGCAGTTCGGAGTGGATTGCTTCGTTGCCTTCGGCGCCTCGCAATGACGAGTGGGGAGAGTGGCAGTTCGCCCTCCCAGTGCCTCACCGATGCAGGTGCGTCCGCTCGTACGTGCGGTAATATTGCTCCAGCTTCTCCCACGCCTCTTCGGCGGTTTCGACGAAGCGGAACAGATTGAGGTCGCGTTCGGAAATGACGCCTTCCTCGACCAAGGCGTCGAAGTTCACGACGCGCTCCCAGAACTCGCGGCCGAACAGGAAGATCGGCAGCTGCGCCATCTTGCCCGTCTGGATCAGGGTCAGCAGCTCGAACAGTTCGTCGAACGTGCCGAAGCCGCCCGGAAACGCCGCGACCGCGCGGGCGCGCAGCAGGAAGTGCATCTTGCGCAGCGCGAAATAGTGGAAGTGGAAGCTGAGCGTCGGCGTGACATAGGGGTTCGGCGTCTGTTCGAACGGCAGCACGATGTTGAGGCCGATCGATTCCTTGCCGACATCGGCAGCACCGCGGTTGGCCGCCTCCATGATCGACGGGCCACCGCCCGAACAGACGACGAGCTGGCGGGTGCCGTCGGCGTCGGTCGGATACTGGCTGGAGATCTGCGCGAGCTTGCGCGCCTCGTCATAATATTTCGACTTGGCGACCAGGCGTTCGGCGATCACGCGCTGCTTGTCCGTCGTCGCGGCGGCGAGCAGGGCTTCGGCCTTCTCGCGCTCGGGAATGCGGGCGGAGCCGTACATGACGAAGGTCGATCCGATCTTCGCCTCGTCGAGCGCCATTTCGACCTTCATCAGCTCCAGCTGGAAGCGCACCGGGCGGAGTTCGTCGCGCAGCAGGAATTCCTCGTCCTGGAAGGCGAGCTTGTAGCTGTCGGCGACGGTCTGCGGCGTCGGGGTCGCGGTCTTCGCGACGGCGGCGTCCTCCTTGGCGCGGGGGAAGATGCGCTTGGGGATCTTGCGGTCGGTCATCTCTATCTTCGGTCCTAGGAAAAACGGGCGTTTCTAACGGCAATAGGGGCCGTTGCCCATGTCGAAATGAAAATGGTCGGCGTGGAGCGCATTGGCGTCCGGCCCCAGCACCACCGCGAAACGGCCGCATGCCGCCTTGTGGAGCGAACGCAGGAAGCCCCGCACCCGTTCGTCGCCACCATTCCACCCTTGCTTGACGGTGATGCGACGCCCGTCCTTCAAAACGAAGGCGGCGATGTCGATCGCGTTGGCGCGGCCATGTTCGGACAGGCGATTACCCGCCTGATTGTTGACCGGGCGGCAGGCGAAACTGCCGAAACTTTCGATCTTGGTGACGTAACCGCCCAGCCAGCGTGCCGCCTGCCCCTGCACATCGTTGCGCACCCAGCGCGCGAAGGGGAGCGCGAGGCCGCACTTCACTGCGCCCAGATTGGTGACGGGAATGCCAATCGCGACCAGCTTCACCGACGAGGTGGCCGAACAGCCATTGTCGAAACGGCGATCGGGCAGCGCATCGACCTGCGATCCTTCGGCGCGCATCGCGGCGACGCAGGCGCGGAAACGCTCGGGCGTTTCGACCGGTGGGGTCCAGCGCGACCGCGCGGGCTTGCGCGACGGGCCGACGCAGGCGGCGAGGATCAGACAGAGGATGAGGACGCAGGCGCGGACGGGCATTGGGGGGATAGTGGCGGTCGTCGACTCTCGGGTCAAATGCCTCGTCCTCTTCCCACCTCGTCATTGCGAGCGGAGCGAAGCAATCCAGGCCCGAACTGGAGATGGTCGCGACCAACTCCGATGCGGGCCTGGATTGCCGCGTCGCCTTCGGCTCCTCGCAATGACGAGGTGGGGAGAGGAGACATGAAAAACGGCCCCCGGATCGCTCCGGGGACCGCCTCTCCTATCCCTAAAAGGGATTAGTTGCCCGGGGGCGGGGTCGTCTCGACGTCGGTGGTGGTCGAGGTCGACGCCGCGCCGCTCACCGCGGGGGCCGCGTCGGTCGCGGTTTTGGCGGTGTCCTTTGCGTCACGCGCCGCTTGGCGCGTGGTTTCGCGCGACTCGCGGGCGGCCTGTTTCGCGGCCTCGCGGCTTTCCTTCGCCGCCTGACGCGCGGTGGCCGTGGTGCTGCGGGTCGTATCCGCCGCCGCGTTCACCGTGCTCTGGGTCGCGTTGCTTGCGGTATTGGCCGCGCTCTGCGTCGTGTCACGCACCGCATCGGTGCCCGCCGCCTGCGCCGTGAGGCTGCCGCTGCCGGTCACGCCCGCGGTCGTATTGCCGACAGTGCTGCCGACGCCGGTGGCGCCATTGGCCGCGACCGAGCCGCTGCGGGGATTGGCGCTGGCCGAACCATTGCCGGTGACGCTGCCACCGACGGTCGCCGCACTCTGATCGACTGTGCTGCCGAGCGTGCCGGCGCCGGCGGCCGATCCGGTCACGCCGCCCACGGCACCACCGATCGCGCCCGTGGCGCCACCGGCACCGCCCAAAAGCTGCGCCGAAGCCGGCGCCGCCGCGACGAGCGCGGCCAGCGCGCTACCGATAAAAATCTTCTTCATGGTCATCCTTCCTTCTCCACTTTTGGTTTTGAACGCACGCCACTGAAATCCTTTGCGGCGCGATAACGGATGAAGCGTCGATTCTATCCGAATCGACCGGAAGCGGGCCTGAACCCCTCGTTGTGCGAGGTTCATGTGCGCCCCTCGCCTTCTTCGTCATGGCGAGCGTCCTTCGACGGACGGGCTTCGACTTCGCTCAGCCCTGCTCAGGATGAGCGGATAAAAACCACCCGCTCATCCTGAGTAGCCACTGAGCCTGTCGAAGTGGCGTATCGAAGGACGGCTCCTCGCAATCACGAGTGGGCAGAGGGGCAAGTTTTTGAAATTATGCCGCCGAATCCGTTGACTGGGCGCAACACATCTCTAGAAGCGCCGACGGGCCACGCGGTCCCAACGCCGCGCGTGCTCTCTGTGAGGAGAGTCTTAAATGACTGAAGTTGTTCGCCCGGCCATCAAGCCGGCACGTCCCCATTTCTCGTCTGGCCCGTGCGCGAAGCCGCCCGGCTGGGATCCCGAAAAACTCGCTCTCGGTTCGCTCGGCCGCTCGCATCGTTCGAAGCTCGGCAAGGCGCGGATCGTCCATGCGATCGACCTGACCCGCGAAATCCTGGGCATTCCCGCGACGCACCGCATCGGCATCGTGCCGGGTTCGGATACCGGCGCGGTCGAAATGGCGCTGTGGAGCCTGCTGGGCGCCCGCAAGGCGACGATGGTCGCGTGGGAAAGCTTCGGTGAAGGCTGGGTGACGGACGTCGTCAAGCAGCTCAAGATCGAAGCCGACGTGGTCAAGGCGCCCTATGGCGAGCTGCCCGATCTCGCCGCGCTCGATCAGTCGACCGATATCGTCTTCACCTGGAACGGCACGACCTCGGGCGTGCGCGTGCCCAATGGCGACTGGATCAAGGACGATCGCGAAGGCCTGACCATCGCCGACGCGACCTCGGCCTGCTTCGCGATGGACATGCCGTGGGACAAGCTCGATGTCGTCACGTTCAGCTGGCAGAAGGTGCTGGGCGGCGAAGGCGCGCACGGTATCCTGATCCTCGGCCCGCGCGCCGTGGAACGCCTTGAGAGCTACAGCCCCGCCTGGCCGCTGCCGAAGATCTTCCGCATGACGAAGGGCGGCAAGCTGATCGAAGGCATCTTCAAGGGCGAGACGATCAACACGCCGTCGATGCTGGCGGTCGAGGATTATATCTACAGCCTGGAATGGGCCAAGCAGATCGGCGGTCTGAAGGCCCTGATCGCGCGTGCCGACGCCAATGCGGCGGCACTCGACGCGTGGGTGCAGGCGACGCCGTGGATCGATCATCTCGCGACCGATCCGGTCTCGCGATCGAACACCTCGGTCTGCCTGAAGTTCGCACCCGACGCCGTCACCGGTCTGGACGAGGAAGCGCAGCTTGCGCTCGTCAAGAAGATCGCGGGCGCGCTCGAGGTCGAAGAGGCGGCCTATGACGTCGCGGGCTATCGCGACGCGCCTCCGGGCCTTCGCATCTGGTGCGGCGCGACCGTCGACACCGCCGATGTCGAAAAGCTCGGCCCCTGGCTCGACTGGGCCTGGGCGCAGACGCGCGGCTAAGCTCCCCACACACTCCACGTCATGCCCGCGAAGGCGGGCACCCATCCAGTGCAGTCACATGTGATGACCTTGGATAGGCCCCCGCCTTCGCGGGGGTGACGGCAATATGAAGGACAGACTCCGATGCCCAAGGTTCTGATTTCCGACAAGATGGATCCCCTCGCCGCCCAGATCTTCCGCAATCGCGGGGTCGAGGTCGACGAGATCACCGGCAAGACCAAGGACGAATTGATCGCGATGATCGGCCAATATGATGGTCTCGCCATCCGCAGCTCGACCAAGGTGACCAAGGAAGTGCTGGCCGCCGCGACCAACCTGAAGGTGGTCGGCCGCGCGGGCATCGGCGTCGACAATGTCGACATCCCCGCCGCATCGGCCGCCGGCGTCGTCGTGATGAACACGCCGTTCGGCAATTCGATCACCACCGCCGAACATGCGATCGCCCTGATGTTCGCGCTCGCCCGCGATCTGCCGGAGGCCGACAAGTCGACCCAGGCCGGCAAGTGGGAAAAGAACCGCTTCATGGGCGTCGAGGTCACCAACAAGACCCTCGGCCTGATCGGCGCGGGCAATATCGGTTCGATCGTCGCAGATCGCGCGCTGGGCCTCAAGATGAAGGTCGTCGCGTTCGATCCGTTCCTGACCCCGGAGCGCGCGATCGAAATGGGCGTCGAGAAGGCGACGCTGGAGGAACTGCTGGCGCGGGCCGACTTCATCACGCTGCACACGCCGCTGACCGATTCCACGCGCAACATCCTGTCGAAGGAAAACCTCGCGAAGACCAAGAAGGGCGTGCGCATCATCAATTGCGCGCGCGGCGGCCTGATCGACGAAGCGGCACTCAAGGAAGCGCTCGACAGCGGCCATGTCGCGGGTGCGGCGCTCGACGTGTTCGTCGAGGAGCCGGCGAAGGAATCGCCTTTGTTCGGCACGCCGGGCTTCATCTCCACCCCGCATCTGGGCGCGTCGACCAACGAAGCGCAGGTCAATGTCGCGATCCAGGTCGCCGAGCAGATGGCCGACTTCCTCGTCAATGGCGGCGTCACCAACGCGCTCAACATGCCCAGCCTGTCGGCCGAGGAAGCGCCGAAGCTGAAACCGTACATGGCGCTGGCCGAGCATCTCGGCGCGCTGGTCGGCCAGCTTGAGGGCGATGCGGTGCAGGCCGTCTCGATCGAGGTCGAAGGTGCTGCGGCCGAACTGAACATCAAGCCGATCACCGGCGCGGTGCTGGCCGGTCTGATGCGCGTCTATTCGGACACGGTGAACATGGTCAACGCGCCGCACCTCGCCAAGGAGCGCGGGCTGGACGTGCGCGAAGTGCGCCACGACCGCGAGGGCGATTATTCGACGCTGGTGCGCGTGACGGTGAAGACCGCGGCGGGCCAGAAGTCGGTCGCGGGCACCCTGTTCGCGAACGCGCAGCCGCGCCTCGTCGAGATCTTCGGCATCAAGGTCGAGGCCGATCTGGACGGCAACATGCTCTACATCGTCAATGAAGACGCGCCGGGCTTCATCGGTCGTCTCGGCACGACTTTGGGCGAAGCGGGCGTCAACATCGGCACCTTCCACCTCGGCCGCCGCGCCGCCGGTGGCGAGGCCGTGGTGCTGCTGTCGGTCGACCAGCCGGTCGACGTCGCGCTCAAGCCGAAGATCTACGGCCTGCCGGGCGTGAAGACCGCCAAGGCGCTCCGTTTTTAAATAGCTCCGTCGCACCAGCGGAGGCTGGTGCCTATGTCTCTCGCCTCAGGCGACACCGTTCGAGAAGAGAGAGATGGGCCCCAGCCTTCGCTGGGGCGACGAGTTAGAGGATGACGTCGAACAGGTCGGTCCAGCCCGGATTGGCCTTTTCGATCAGGTTGAGCTTCCACGATCGTTTCCATGCCTTGAGCGATTTTTCGCGCGCGATGGCATCTTCGATCCGATCATAAGGTTCGGTATAAACCAGCCGGGTCAGGCCATGCTCCCGGCAGAAATCGGAGCCCGTTCCGGTTCGGTGCGCATGAACCCGCGCCGCAAGGTTTCCGGTCACCCCGATGTAGAGCGTGCCCTGCGTTTGATTGGTCATGATGTAAACGTAGCCGCCCTTCACAAGCGGCACTTTGCGACGGAACAGAAATAGGCACCAGCCTTCGCTGGTGCGACGGCTTGAACCTGACACCCACACCGCTATGAGCCTCACCCCATGAGCATCGCCCCTGGACTATTGCCCGAAGGATTGCGTGATCGCCTGCCGCCGCAGGCGGAGGCGGGGTCGCGGTTGTTGCATCGGGTGATCGTTGCGATCGGGCGGCATGGCTATGCGCGGGTTTCGCCGCCGCTGGCCGAATTCGAGGAAGGGCTGGTCGGGCGGCTCAAATCGGCGCGGGCGCAGGATCTGCTGCGCTTCGTCGATCCGGTGTCGCAGCGGACGCTGGCGCTGCGCCCCGACATCACCGCGCAGGTCGGCCGGATCGCGGCGACCCGCATGGGCCACCGCCCCCGCCCCTTGCGCCTTGCCTATGGCGGGCCGGTGCTCAAGCTACGCGCGACCCAGTTGCGCCCCGAACGCGAACTGACGCAGGCGGGCGCCGAACTGATCGGCACCGACAGCCTTGCCGCCGTGATCGAGGTGCTGCGCGTCGCGATCGAGGCGCTCAAGGTCGCGGGCGTGACCGATATCACCGTCGATCTGACGCTGCCCGATCTGGTCGAGGCGCTGGCCGCCGACGTGCTGCCGATCCCGGCCGACAAGGTCGATGCGGTGCGCGCGCGGCTCGATGCCAAGGATGCGGGCGGATTGAAGGCGCTGGGCGCGGAGGCCTACCTGCCCTTCGTCGCGGCCGCCGGACCGATCGATTCCGCGCTCTCCGCGCTGCGCGCGATCCCCGCCGGCCAGGCGCTGGGCCACCGCATCACCGCGATCGAGGCGATCCGCGAGGCGATCGGCAACGACGTCACACTGACGCTCGACCCGACCGAGCGGCACGGCTTCGAATATCAGACATGGATCGGCTTCTCGCTGTTCGGCGCGGGGCTTTCGGGCGAGATCGGGCGTGGTGGCAGCTACACGATCCTTCATGCCGATGGCTCGGAAGAAAAGGCGATCGGCTTCTCGCTCTATATCGATC is drawn from Sphingomonas crocodyli and contains these coding sequences:
- a CDS encoding extensin family protein; translation: MTRESTTATIPPMPVRACVLILCLILAACVGPSRKPARSRWTPPVETPERFRACVAAMRAEGSQVDALPDRRFDNGCSATSSVKLVAIGIPVTNLGAVKCGLALPFARWVRNDVQGQAARWLGGYVTKIESFGSFACRPVNNQAGNRLSEHGRANAIDIAAFVLKDGRRITVKQGWNGGDERVRGFLRSLHKAACGRFAVVLGPDANALHADHFHFDMGNGPYCR
- a CDS encoding DMT family protein, translated to MTPLLLLLCSNIFMTIAWYGHLKFTDARLWVVIVASWGIAFIEYCFAVPANRIGYLQGWSAGQLKITQEIVTLVVFALFALLVLKEPIGLRHLGAFACMVGAAAFMFAGK
- a CDS encoding LOG family protein encodes the protein MTDRKIPKRIFPRAKEDAAVAKTATPTPQTVADSYKLAFQDEEFLLRDELRPVRFQLELMKVEMALDEAKIGSTFVMYGSARIPEREKAEALLAAATTDKQRVIAERLVAKSKYYDEARKLAQISSQYPTDADGTRQLVVCSGGGPSIMEAANRGAADVGKESIGLNIVLPFEQTPNPYVTPTLSFHFHYFALRKMHFLLRARAVAAFPGGFGTFDELFELLTLIQTGKMAQLPIFLFGREFWERVVNFDALVEEGVISERDLNLFRFVETAEEAWEKLEQYYRTYERTHLHR
- a CDS encoding GIY-YIG nuclease family protein, coding for MTNQTQGTLYIGVTGNLAARVHAHRTGTGSDFCREHGLTRLVYTEPYDRIEDAIAREKSLKAWKRSWKLNLIEKANPGWTDLFDVIL
- the serA gene encoding phosphoglycerate dehydrogenase translates to MPKVLISDKMDPLAAQIFRNRGVEVDEITGKTKDELIAMIGQYDGLAIRSSTKVTKEVLAAATNLKVVGRAGIGVDNVDIPAASAAGVVVMNTPFGNSITTAEHAIALMFALARDLPEADKSTQAGKWEKNRFMGVEVTNKTLGLIGAGNIGSIVADRALGLKMKVVAFDPFLTPERAIEMGVEKATLEELLARADFITLHTPLTDSTRNILSKENLAKTKKGVRIINCARGGLIDEAALKEALDSGHVAGAALDVFVEEPAKESPLFGTPGFISTPHLGASTNEAQVNVAIQVAEQMADFLVNGGVTNALNMPSLSAEEAPKLKPYMALAEHLGALVGQLEGDAVQAVSIEVEGAAAELNIKPITGAVLAGLMRVYSDTVNMVNAPHLAKERGLDVREVRHDREGDYSTLVRVTVKTAAGQKSVAGTLFANAQPRLVEIFGIKVEADLDGNMLYIVNEDAPGFIGRLGTTLGEAGVNIGTFHLGRRAAGGEAVVLLSVDQPVDVALKPKIYGLPGVKTAKALRF
- the hslV gene encoding ATP-dependent protease subunit HslV; its protein translation is MSELPKWHGTTILSVRKGGKVVVVGDGQVSMGNTVMKPNARKVRKLGDGSVIGGFAGATADAFTLFERLERKLEAHNGQLLRAAVELAKDWRTDKYLRNLEAMMIVADKEVTLILTGNGDVLEPIGGVASIGSGGNFALSAARALVEYESDAETLARKAMKIAADLCVFTNDNLTIETLDSSN
- a CDS encoding phosphoserine transaminase, which encodes MTEVVRPAIKPARPHFSSGPCAKPPGWDPEKLALGSLGRSHRSKLGKARIVHAIDLTREILGIPATHRIGIVPGSDTGAVEMALWSLLGARKATMVAWESFGEGWVTDVVKQLKIEADVVKAPYGELPDLAALDQSTDIVFTWNGTTSGVRVPNGDWIKDDREGLTIADATSACFAMDMPWDKLDVVTFSWQKVLGGEGAHGILILGPRAVERLESYSPAWPLPKIFRMTKGGKLIEGIFKGETINTPSMLAVEDYIYSLEWAKQIGGLKALIARADANAAALDAWVQATPWIDHLATDPVSRSNTSVCLKFAPDAVTGLDEEAQLALVKKIAGALEVEEAAYDVAGYRDAPPGLRIWCGATVDTADVEKLGPWLDWAWAQTRG
- a CDS encoding EF-hand domain-containing protein, which codes for MLIAIVVGLGNSASVDARKAKRPPAHSARADSSPMVRIRGVAADGEMTPLQFAQWLKRQPPDLLTATGMPGLRRVSMRTELLNRTSDEFREADADGNGRVSPGEIADLLASRAARMNRT
- a CDS encoding ATP phosphoribosyltransferase regulatory subunit, translated to MSIAPGLLPEGLRDRLPPQAEAGSRLLHRVIVAIGRHGYARVSPPLAEFEEGLVGRLKSARAQDLLRFVDPVSQRTLALRPDITAQVGRIAATRMGHRPRPLRLAYGGPVLKLRATQLRPERELTQAGAELIGTDSLAAVIEVLRVAIEALKVAGVTDITVDLTLPDLVEALAADVLPIPADKVDAVRARLDAKDAGGLKALGAEAYLPFVAAAGPIDSALSALRAIPAGQALGHRITAIEAIREAIGNDVTLTLDPTERHGFEYQTWIGFSLFGAGLSGEIGRGGSYTILHADGSEEKAIGFSLYIDPLVDNGLGVVERKTVFLPLGTDPAAGAALRAEDWTTIAALSDADDAAALGCTHRLIDGGIRPI
- the hslU gene encoding ATP-dependent protease ATPase subunit HslU — translated: MNDNLTPKAIVSALDAHIVGQADAKRAVAVALRNRWRRQRLPENLRDEVTPKNILMIGPTGCGKTEISRRLAKLADAPFVKVEATKFTEVGYVGRDVEQIARDLVEEAVRLEKERRRAAVKDKAEEAAMARLLDALVGKDASEATRLSFRQRFDEHQLDDKEIEIEVEDSGGMPFEMPGMNGQVGMINLSDMMGKAFGGNKTKRRKMTVRAAWTKLVDEEADKRLDQDEVSRIALQDAEQNGIVFLDEIDKIAVSDVRGGSVSREGVQRDLLPLIEGTTVATKYGPLKTDHILFIASGAFHVAKPSDLLPELQGRLPIRVELKALTEEDFVRILSDTRASLTEQYRALISTEGVGIEFTDDGIKAIAKVAAEVNGQIENIGARRLSTVMEKLLEDVSFEAEDRKGTTVTVDAAYVNGQLSEVARNTDLSKYVL